Proteins encoded within one genomic window of Legionella sp. PC997:
- a CDS encoding ABC transporter ATP-binding protein produces the protein MNNTNLPNHLGSFIGHFLKPYRKMVVLFIFIAILAGFWGPFNSLLIKSFINALASEQSIDTSHLYWIAGLLVLNFIMFDNITWRTIGYLNYKFETLIKNEVISQTFNYVLGSSHQFFQDNLSGRITDQITTLADNLEIILHRVTVDFIRGASLLIVSFITAYYVNPLFFYILLIWFSAFASFSIWMSTRLVLLSDEHASSESQLSGQLVDALSNQSNIRIFSQKTYEINRMNTYSERVQEAFQKKERFIMLLGSVQGAMIAVMMGVAGFTLIHLYSKKLISIGDFALIIGLSMELGHMMWYTMFQVDLFNQAQGKCKQSLKSLVIPHEIKDKINPLELVVPQGEIKFSKVKFHYHGTYSLFQNKSVTIKAGQKVGLVGYSGSGKSTFINLILRLYDVVDGQILIDGQNITEVTQESLRRAIAMIPQDPTLFHRSLTDNIRYGKIDATEAEVIDAAQKAHAHEFIKKLPEGYSALVGERGIKLSGGQRQRIAIARAILKNAPILMLDEATSQLDSITETNIQDSLWQLMQEKTTLVIAHRLSTLLHMDRILVFDNGHIVEDGTHSELLKQGGLYKTLWDAQVGGFLPENQEKQSDEVLE, from the coding sequence ATGAACAACACCAATTTACCGAACCATTTAGGATCTTTTATAGGACATTTTTTAAAACCGTATCGTAAAATGGTTGTTTTATTTATCTTCATAGCCATCTTAGCCGGATTTTGGGGTCCATTTAATAGTCTATTGATTAAATCCTTCATCAACGCGTTAGCATCTGAGCAAAGCATTGATACCTCCCATCTTTATTGGATAGCAGGCTTATTAGTTTTGAACTTTATCATGTTTGATAATATCACCTGGAGAACAATCGGTTATCTAAATTACAAGTTTGAAACGCTCATCAAAAATGAAGTTATTAGCCAAACTTTTAATTATGTCTTAGGTTCTTCTCATCAATTTTTTCAAGATAACTTATCAGGGCGAATTACGGATCAAATTACAACACTTGCAGATAATCTTGAAATTATACTTCATAGAGTAACTGTGGATTTCATTCGGGGAGCCTCGTTACTAATCGTTTCGTTTATCACAGCTTATTATGTAAACCCCCTGTTTTTTTATATTTTGTTGATTTGGTTCAGTGCCTTTGCATCATTTAGCATTTGGATGTCAACACGACTAGTGCTCTTGTCTGATGAACATGCAAGCAGTGAGTCTCAGCTTTCTGGCCAGTTGGTCGATGCATTAAGTAACCAATCAAATATCCGCATCTTTTCACAAAAGACTTATGAAATAAATCGCATGAACACCTACTCTGAGCGGGTCCAAGAGGCCTTTCAGAAAAAAGAACGTTTCATTATGTTATTAGGAAGTGTTCAAGGCGCTATGATTGCAGTGATGATGGGAGTGGCAGGATTTACATTAATCCATTTATACAGCAAAAAACTAATAAGTATTGGAGATTTTGCTTTAATTATCGGACTATCAATGGAGTTGGGGCATATGATGTGGTACACCATGTTCCAAGTGGATCTATTTAACCAAGCTCAGGGTAAATGTAAGCAAAGTTTAAAATCCTTGGTTATACCTCATGAAATTAAGGATAAAATCAACCCATTGGAATTAGTTGTACCTCAGGGGGAAATAAAGTTTTCTAAGGTTAAGTTTCATTATCATGGCACATATTCGCTATTTCAAAATAAGTCAGTGACTATCAAAGCGGGTCAGAAAGTTGGATTAGTTGGATATTCAGGAAGTGGCAAATCAACCTTTATTAATCTGATATTAAGACTTTACGATGTAGTGGATGGTCAAATTCTCATCGATGGCCAGAATATCACAGAGGTCACCCAAGAAAGCTTAAGACGAGCCATTGCTATGATTCCACAAGATCCAACGCTTTTTCATCGAAGCTTGACGGATAACATCCGCTATGGAAAGATTGATGCGACCGAGGCTGAAGTTATTGATGCCGCCCAAAAAGCTCATGCTCATGAGTTTATTAAAAAATTGCCAGAAGGCTACAGTGCATTAGTAGGAGAGCGGGGAATTAAGCTTTCCGGCGGTCAGCGCCAGCGCATTGCAATTGCAAGAGCCATATTAAAAAATGCCCCGATCTTAATGCTTGATGAAGCCACTTCGCAGCTTGACTCCATTACCGAAACGAATATTCAAGATAGTTTATGGCAACTGATGCAAGAAAAGACAACTTTGGTTATTGCCCATCGCTTGTCTACCCTTCTCCACATGGATCGTATTTTAGTATTCGATAACGGACATATTGTTGAAGATGGAACTCACAGTGAACTTCTCAAACAAGGTGGTTTGTATAAAACCTTATGGGATGCCCAGGTTGGTGGCTTTTTACCCGAAAACCAGGAGAAACAGTCTGATGAGGTTTTGGAATAG